A part of Rattus rattus isolate New Zealand chromosome 6, Rrattus_CSIRO_v1, whole genome shotgun sequence genomic DNA contains:
- the LOC116903293 gene encoding uncharacterized protein LOC116903293, translating to MWQVAMQTPRRALCLGVYLWGLFLHLLSQGFGAPLLCLLMLLRVLSLCAQSGAQVVFTAARSVALRAQVWSVYVFLQGGAWFAQLAGSWLTLPIRLFGAMLEPLTHMSVILLCEQAARWLVQAGTWATRSLAQVWGMATFVKLCTHSVFIGTCLWVHLCLSTISSKVHVRVHMPFCLSLPVRVHAPLNLGIRMRLQGGRPGSTEVGGGSPQGETRVEQEPRRTGNLRPTRRRRMSRNRSEPRPGR from the coding sequence ATGTGGCAGGTAGCAATGCAGACGCCCAGGAGGGCTCTGTGCTTGGGAGTGTATCTGTGGGGTCTCTTCCTCCACTTGTTATCTCAGGGGTTTGGGGCTCCTCTGCTTTGCCTCCTCATGCTTCTCCGagtgctctctctgtgtgcacagaGCGGGGCCCAGGTTGTGTTTACAGCTGCTCGTTCTGTGGCCCTTAGGGCCCAGGTCTGGAGCGTATATGTCTTCCTTCAGGGGGGTGCCTGGTTTGCCCAGCTGGCAGGGAGCTGGCTGACCCTGCCCATACGGCTCTTTGGTGCCATGCTGGAGCCTCTGACACATATGTCCGTAATCCTACTGTGTGAGCAGGCTGCTAGGTGGTTGGTACAGGCAGGCACGTGGGCAACCAGGAGCCTGGCGCAGGTCTGGGGCATGGCGACGTTTGTCAAGCTGTGCACCCACTCGGTCTTCATTGGTACGTGCCTATGGGTTCACCTCTGCCTTTCTACCATCAGCTCCAAGGTCCATGTGAGAGTGCACATGCCCTTCTGTCTCTCACTGCCTGTGAGAGTCCATGCACCCCTGAACCTGGGCATCAGAATGAGGCTACAGGGTGGGAGGCCCGGGAGtacagaggtggggggaggaagccCTCAGGGGGAGACTCGGGTCGAACAGGAGCCCCGCAGGACCGGGAACCTCAGGCCTACAAGGAGAAGGCGGATGTCACGGAACAGGAGTGAGCCCAGACCAGGTAGGTAA